The genomic stretch TTGGAATAACAGTTTATTTTTCTCATAGTTATATTATACAATATAACTAAGGAAAAGTGGTCAATCTTGATCATCTTTTCCATTTTTTTATATAAAAAAGTCAGCTAACTCTTATGAGTCAAGCTGACTTTTTTGGTGCCTATTTCCCGACAGCCCCTTCCTCTGTTTTATTTTATAACTACAATACCGGATTGTCCTTTTTGGACTTTTTTACCTTCTTCAAAATGGATTTTCTGGCCTTCAGTTAGGTTAGTAAAAATTACTGGTGTTACTATAGCCTTTCCTTCCTTCTTAACCTTTTCTAAATCTACTTTTAAAAGAGGTTGACCAGCTTTAATTTCATCCCCTTCTTTTACTAAAGCTTGGAAGCCTTCTCCCTTTAATTCTACTGTATCAATCCCTACGTGGATTAATATTTCTAAGCCATCTTTTCCTAATATCCCGATAGCGTGATTTGTTGGGAATAGGGATACAACTTTACCGTCCACAGGGGAAACTACATCTCCCTTTTGTGGTTCAATGGCAAAGCCGTCACCCATAATTTTTTTAGAAAAGACTTGATCTGGCACTTCACTTAAATCTATTAACTTACCTTCCATTGGGCTTAAAAAGTTACTAGTTTTTTCTGTTACCCCACCACTTTTGATTATATTATCTATCTGTGTTTTTAGAATATCAGATTTTGGTCCAAATATTGCTTGAATACTATTACCAACTTCTAGTACTCCTGAAGCCCCTAATTTTTTTAATCTTTGCTTGTCTACAAGTTTTATATCCTTTACATTAACCCTTAACCTAGTGATACAAGCATCTAGATTCAATATATTTTCTTTTCCACCTAAGGCATCTAAAATTTGAGCTCCTAGTTCTCCAGTAACTCCATTTGTTTCACTTTGTTCACCATCATCTTCCCGACCTGGTGTTTTAATATCCCATTTCCTTATTACAAAGCGGAAACCAAAGTAGTAAATAACTGAGAAAACTAAACCTACTGGGATAACAAGCCACCATTGGGTACGATTTGGCAATACTCCAAATAATAAATAGTCAATTATTCCTCCAGAAAAGGTCATCCCTATCTTAACGTTTAAAATTTCCATAATCATAAAGGAAAGTCCAGCAAAGATTGTATGAACAGCAAATAGTAGTGGAGCTACAAATAAGAAAGTAAATTCAATTGGTTCTGTTATACCGGTTAAAAATGATGTTAAAGCTGCTGACATCATAATACCTGCTACGTATTTTTTCTTTTCTGTTTTAGCTTCATGGTACATTGCTAAGGCAGCTGCTGGTAATCCAAACATCATGAAAGGAAATTTACCTGTCATAAAAGTTCCTGCTGTAAAAGCAACATTATCCTTTAGCTGTTCAAAGAATATTCTCTGATCCCCTCTAACAATTTCCCCTGCTTTATTCACATATTCACCAAACTCAAACCAGAATGGACTATAAAAAATATGATGTAAGCCAAAGGGGATAAGGGCCCTTTCAATTACTCCAAAAATAAATGCTGATAAAGTTCTATTTGAATCTACCATACTATATGATAGGGTGTTTAATCCCGTTTGAATAGGTGGCCATATAAACGTCATTAAAATCCCTAATAAAAGGGCAGAAACTGCTGTAACTATAGGAACAAACCTTTTACCTGCAAAGAATCCCAGATATTGGGGAAGTTCGATGTTATAGTATTTTTTAAATAGAAAAGATGCTAGTACCCCTACTATAATCCCGCCAAAAACACCTGTTTGTAAAGTTGGTATTCCTAAGGCAAAGGTATAGGCAGGATTAGAATCTACTAGTTCAGGAGTTACCCCTGCAATAATTCCCATTGTGATATTCATAATTAAGTAACCTACGATAGCTGCTAGACCAGCTACTCCATCTCCCCCTACTAAACCTACAGCTACACCAACAGCAAAAAGTAATGGAAGATTAGAAAAGATAATTCCACCTGCCTGTTCCATTACCAATGCTACCATTTGTAGCCAGTTAACATGTAGAAAAGGTGCTTTTTCTAGTAGTTCTGGATTTTGTAAAGCATTACCAAAGGCCAGTAAAATACCGGCAGCAGGCAATATAGCCACTGGTAACATCAAGGCTTTACCTACTTGTTGTAATACTGCAAAAGTCTTTTTCATAAAACTTTCTCCTTTCTTATTATCTTTTTAATATATTTTAGTCTTTCCTGGCTGGAAAGAATAAAGCAAATTAAAACAAAAAGGCATGAACAAAA from Anaerobranca gottschalkii DSM 13577 encodes the following:
- the ptsG gene encoding glucose-specific PTS transporter subunit IIBC, translating into MKKTFAVLQQVGKALMLPVAILPAAGILLAFGNALQNPELLEKAPFLHVNWLQMVALVMEQAGGIIFSNLPLLFAVGVAVGLVGGDGVAGLAAIVGYLIMNITMGIIAGVTPELVDSNPAYTFALGIPTLQTGVFGGIIVGVLASFLFKKYYNIELPQYLGFFAGKRFVPIVTAVSALLLGILMTFIWPPIQTGLNTLSYSMVDSNRTLSAFIFGVIERALIPFGLHHIFYSPFWFEFGEYVNKAGEIVRGDQRIFFEQLKDNVAFTAGTFMTGKFPFMMFGLPAAALAMYHEAKTEKKKYVAGIMMSAALTSFLTGITEPIEFTFLFVAPLLFAVHTIFAGLSFMIMEILNVKIGMTFSGGIIDYLLFGVLPNRTQWWLVIPVGLVFSVIYYFGFRFVIRKWDIKTPGREDDGEQSETNGVTGELGAQILDALGGKENILNLDACITRLRVNVKDIKLVDKQRLKKLGASGVLEVGNSIQAIFGPKSDILKTQIDNIIKSGGVTEKTSNFLSPMEGKLIDLSEVPDQVFSKKIMGDGFAIEPQKGDVVSPVDGKVVSLFPTNHAIGILGKDGLEILIHVGIDTVELKGEGFQALVKEGDEIKAGQPLLKVDLEKVKKEGKAIVTPVIFTNLTEGQKIHFEEGKKVQKGQSGIVVIK